A region of the Phaseolus vulgaris cultivar G19833 chromosome 11, P. vulgaris v2.0, whole genome shotgun sequence genome:
AACATATAAATAGACACAACTTTCAAGAAAAATGTATGTAATTATCGTGTATTAATTACACTAAGCATCAAATATCGAATACTCACTTGAGCGTCAGAACACCTTTTACAGGTGTCCTCCTGACCAAGAGCACACGAAGGAAAGGAGAGTTTGACTGAAGTGAAGGAGAGAGTGCAGAGGAGGAGAGGGTAAAGCAGTTTGATCCGTTTAGTACATGAAGAAAGGTGAACCGACCAACCGAAACACAAATCAGGAGGTAGAAGTTCTCTCAGTCCCTTTTTGTACGAGAgcaatattaaaatttgatttaattttattgctctatcttgtatttttattatcCAAAAGgtgatattaattattataaccaaataaatagataaaaaaaacaaacaaaaaattacaaaagaaaatttgaaaagtaGTAAGACAGCCCATCAACCAACCTTATAATGGACAGGTTACTATTTTCAACACGCACAACCTTGACATTAGGGATGGCAAAGTGGGACGGACCGTGCGGGTCAACATGCAGCCTACTAAGGAATGTTGTAGGGAAGAGTCTTCCAACTCGTTGGCCCGCTTAGGCCCGCCTCGCATAACTTGCAGCCTGTGCTAGCCAAGCGCAGCACGTGGCGGGCTGACCCACATAACCAGctaacttaaaaatataaaaatttctttctacacccccatatttttttcatgcatcttcatattttacaaaattataaaattatccatttcaaattctttttggaatacaaatttgtattaagGTTTATGCAATATAGAATATTGTATAATccaaaacacaaattttaacttttaaattctATAACTCCAGAATCTTTACTCATATCTTATTAGCCAAGTGTCGTGAAAATAATACTATGTGAACATTTACCTAATTcatctaaataataaaaaattaaatttatattttaaaaaaatcattaattttaaaagatattttttatacaaactAGCCCACATACCCATGAGACATGCCAATAAAAATAACTCACATATTCTATATAGGACATACCAACCTAACCCACATTTTTCAGGACATCTAACCAAAGTCTTTTCGCCCACACCAACTATCATccgactctttcttcctacacctccataccttcttgcgTCACCCCATACTAAATGTAAAAATACCGTTTTATCCTTTTTGTGTCACCCTTATACATAATCTGGAAGATGCTTTTGGATCCGAAAGTGTTCTTTAGATTTATAAAATCCATAACTCTTTTTTAGATTTGAAATAAGcctatgaattatgtaatcgggataatccaaaatatatctggattacataatctggaagtcaatatcatatttagaaaaaactttcaaattatgtaatccggaagctaattacaatttttttttagattatttaatccaaaatattaaaaaaaatatttaaaaaatatttttagaattaaaaaaacttatggGGTGGCTGGAAGACATGTAGTTGCAGGAAGAAGCAACCCTATCATCTACCTGTTAAAGTAAATTTCAACCTCTGAACAAAACATTTTGGAAGAACatcttatttaaattataaataaagttgacagataaaattttaataaaaattatttcatttacgTTTGACTATGTAGTTTCTTTATTAGGGTTTAGtttatttcaatttcaaaacaaaacttatactttaatattttgtctcttaaaaataatatagaaaactctcatttttcaaaatcctaTTTATGATTAcaactttttaattattatcttattattacacttttttaaattattgatttaatGTTACATCTTTTGAATTATcgatttaatattaaatttgattattattgttttaataattgtatttttaataaagtatatttttattaattgagaatatataactattttatagaatatatttatacaaacattacttgaaatttaattttacataaaaaaatagattgttacaaaaattgaaataaattaaaaaatataaatttataattattaaaatatacaattagttaatattaatatttaattcaatattttatCAACCATTACGTAACTTTCTCGGTTTCACTTAATTTTACCTTAACCTTTTTACAAGCACTCGGTTATTTTGATTTAAACACTGAAAACTTACCTTTGTATAAAGTAAATTTCCCTCTTCTAATATCAGTACACAAAATAGCTTCAATTAGGATTTAGGgcaggcaattgcttcctgcaccatatcagtgcacgacgaaaagataaaaaaatacatataaaattacattccgAGTCCATTTTCTGGAGTtcgaataaatttttttaaaatgtattatttttaattccaaatttaTTATCAgaatgaaattttgatttttttttaaaatttttatatccAAAACACAATAATATCTTCCGACTCTATTTTtcgaaatatattatttttaatttcaaatttttatttctagaaGAATAAAGAGTATATTtggaattttgaaattattttggatGGAGGTTTAAAAGTGCTGGGTGCAGAAAGCAATTGCCTTTAGGGCATCAATTCACTCCCCTGTTTCACTTCAGTTTCGTTGCATCACTTCAGTTTCGCTGCATCACTTCAGTTCCGCTGTCTCTTCACTCCCCTGCATCTCTTCACTTCCCTTCACTTCCGCTGCATCTCTTCACTTCCATGCGGCGGCAGTGGCGTTCGTTCGCGGCGGCGATGGAAAATGTTGGCGGTAGCGGTGACGATGGCTGGCGCCGGCGATGGTTAAAGCTAGCGCCGGCGGTGGCGTGGGCGGTAGCGGAGAACATGAACCTTAAAATGGCCGCTCTAGGTCAAATAAATTTGGAACAAAAACGTGTCGCGCTAGATTACGATGGGAATCGAGGACGCCTTCCGATGCAACTATGCACCGAGCTGCGCAGCGCCACGGTACGGCTCCGACACCGATCCGCCGGCCGAGTCACCTCGGTTTGGCTTCCAAACTCGGACAAGGCAGCGATTTTGCAATTTGACTCTCTTATGACATTGGTTTATGATAATCTGTTTTAATGAGTAATTATTTTTGTGTCTTTTTATTTAGTTTCAGCGGCATTCATTTACTAAATTATACAAGGGAGCCATGATATACAAGGGAGCCATGATGGAAAGACATAATTTCCTTTCAACAATGACTACTAACAACACTATTGAGGAGGGGAGTGAACAAAAAGAAACGTGAGTTCTTTTTATTTGAGATGTCAGATTTGTGATAGTATGTGATCCTTTTGTATGTGTAAATACCACGTCAATATAGCGATCAAAAACTTACTATATGTTGGGTTTGTGTTATGATTGTAATTTTGACGTAGAAATGTTTTTATGTGATTGAGAGACACTCAATAAACAAAACAttgaattgaataaaaaatccCATGCAAAATTGGTAATTTTTTAGTGTTGATACTATATTTTGACACACAGCATCGGTACACCATGCAGACTAATTGTTAACTGCCAGTTTCTTGTTTCTAgttaatcatatcatgatttAATCATTTAACAAGGACCCTCCTAAGTGTTATAAATTGACCGTTTCTCTAATTGTCTAATTTGTAGCTAGATAAGTGGTTGTTGAGATGAGAGTACGATATAAGGTTAGTTGTTGTGTAACTCCTTTGTCATATATGCAATATTTTGATCCCCCAAAATAAAAGACTTAAGAACTGACATTTGTAGTGAGCTTGATGggagtttaatatatttttcttcaaatGATTAAACTT
Encoded here:
- the LOC137825119 gene encoding adrenodoxin-like protein 2, mitochondrial isoform X2 is translated as MRRQWRSFAAAMENVGGSGDDGWRRRWLKLAPAVAWAVAENMNLKMAALGQINLEQKRVALDYDGNRGRLPMQLCTELRSATRHSFTKLYKGAMIYKGAMMERHNFLSTMTTNNTIEEGSEQKETISVTFIDKDGEENHIKVPVGMSMLEAAHENDIELEGACEGSLACSTCHVIVMDVEHYNKLEDPTDEENDMLDLAFGLSETSRLGCQVIAKPELDGIRLAIPAATRNFAVDGFVPKPH
- the LOC137825119 gene encoding adrenodoxin-like protein 2, mitochondrial isoform X1, with protein sequence MRRQWRSFAAAMENVGGSGDDGWRRRWLKLAPAVAWAVAENMNLKMAALGQINLEQKRVALDYDGNRGRLPMQLCTELRSATFQRHSFTKLYKGAMIYKGAMMERHNFLSTMTTNNTIEEGSEQKETISVTFIDKDGEENHIKVPVGMSMLEAAHENDIELEGACEGSLACSTCHVIVMDVEHYNKLEDPTDEENDMLDLAFGLSETSRLGCQVIAKPELDGIRLAIPAATRNFAVDGFVPKPH